The following coding sequences lie in one Rutidosis leptorrhynchoides isolate AG116_Rl617_1_P2 chromosome 6, CSIRO_AGI_Rlap_v1, whole genome shotgun sequence genomic window:
- the LOC139852849 gene encoding glutathione S-transferase APIC-like: MSIKLYGLVGSTATFRAMAALYEKDLEFEFVPVDLASKEQKTPQFLTRNPFGQVPVYEDGDLTLFESRAITKYIAEAYADKGTPLTSKDPKKSAIEAVWSEVEAQKFDPTTSKLGMELVLKPKWGQTTDEAVVSEFEKQLEDLLDVYESRLTKSKYLGGDCFTLVDLHHLPNVFYLMMTKSKRLFDARPHVSAWVSDIVSRPAWIKVASKLQG, translated from the exons ATGTCGATCAAATTGTACGGACTTGTCGGTTCAACTGCAACGTTTCGTGCTATGGCTGCTCTTTATGAAAAGGATCTCGAGTTCGAATTTGTTCCCGTTGACTTAGCTTCCAAGGAACAAAAGACGCCCCAGTTCCTAACTCGCAAC CCATTTGGTCAAGTTCCGGTGTATGAGGATGGTGATCTCACCTTATTCG AGTCGAGGGCTATTACGAAGTACATAGCAGAGGCATACGCGGACAAGGGTACGCCTCTAACATCAAAAGATCCAAAAAAATCAGCGATCGAAGCGGTTTGGAGTGAAGTGGAAGCACAAAAATTTGATCCAACGACCAGTAAACTAGGTATGGAGCTAGTTCTGAAGCCGAAATGGGGACAAACAACCGATGAAGCAGTAGTGTCCGAGTTCGAAAAACAGCTAGAAGATTTACTTGATGTGTACGAGTCACGGCTAACAAAGAGCAAGTATTTAGGGGGAGATTGCTTCACCCTTGTGGATCTACATCATTTACCAAATGTATTTTACTTGATGATGACGAAATCGAAGAGATTGTTTGACGCACGGCCGCATGTTAGCGCGTGGGTTTCGGATATCGTCTCAAGGCCTGCTTGGATCAAAGTAGCGTCCAAGCTTCAAGGTTGA